From the genome of Geoglobus ahangari, one region includes:
- the cooS gene encoding anaerobic carbon-monoxide dehydrogenase catalytic subunit produces the protein MKLEGKVSQHESVQRMYEIVSGQGVSNVIDRFNAQEKGRCPYCTQGLSCQLCSMGPCRIGPGKEYGACGIDAAGMVTRNFVHLNMLGTEAYTYHAIEAAKTLKATAEGKTPYEIKDVEKLKWFAQQLGIEGEDVKELAIKVADFVIADLSSHEPSKIVLAFTPEKRREVWEKLGLIPNGVFQELLTVGSSSMTNVDSNYVSLAMKSMRMGIVTCLGAQLVIETIQDILFGTPMPHEAYADFGVVDPEYVNIAVNGHEPFVGMALIKLAEREDIQERARQAGAKGLRIVGFIETGQEILQRVSSPVFVGLVGNWIVQEYVLAMGGIDIFAADMNCTLPSLPLYQKYGVKIVPVSKLVRLRGINEGLDYEPEKAEEIAMKLINMAIENFKERKKNVEPIRVENKKKITVGFSPEAILKALNNDLNVLFDALKSGSIKGIAALVSCTTLKNGPHDTHSVTIAKELIKRDILVLSMGCGNAAMQQAGLTSMEAVDLAGENLKQVCKALGIPPVLSFGTCTDTGRAAYLLKVIAEALGVDIPDLPVVATAPEYMEQKATIDAIFAVAYGLTVHVSPIPPITGSEDAVRLFTEDVEELTGGKVMVEEDPVKAAEKLEQVIIEKRKKLGL, from the coding sequence ATGAAACTGGAAGGAAAGGTTAGCCAGCACGAAAGCGTGCAGAGGATGTACGAGATCGTTTCTGGACAGGGCGTTTCGAACGTCATAGACAGGTTCAACGCGCAGGAGAAGGGAAGGTGCCCCTACTGCACACAGGGTCTGAGCTGTCAGCTCTGCAGCATGGGGCCGTGCAGAATTGGCCCGGGCAAGGAGTACGGAGCCTGTGGGATTGATGCGGCTGGAATGGTCACGAGGAACTTCGTCCACCTGAACATGCTTGGAACGGAGGCGTACACCTATCACGCGATTGAGGCCGCGAAAACACTCAAGGCGACGGCCGAGGGCAAGACTCCATACGAGATAAAGGATGTTGAGAAGCTGAAGTGGTTCGCTCAGCAGCTCGGAATTGAAGGCGAGGACGTGAAGGAGCTCGCGATAAAGGTGGCGGACTTCGTTATAGCCGACCTGAGCTCACACGAGCCCAGCAAGATAGTGCTTGCCTTCACTCCGGAGAAGAGGAGGGAGGTATGGGAGAAGCTCGGCCTGATACCCAACGGAGTGTTCCAGGAGCTTCTGACAGTCGGCAGCTCGTCGATGACGAACGTTGACTCCAACTACGTGTCCCTTGCGATGAAGAGCATGAGGATGGGGATCGTAACCTGCCTCGGCGCGCAGCTCGTCATAGAGACGATTCAGGACATCCTGTTCGGCACACCGATGCCCCATGAGGCCTATGCAGACTTCGGCGTTGTTGATCCTGAGTACGTGAACATAGCAGTCAACGGCCACGAGCCCTTCGTCGGCATGGCCCTCATAAAGCTGGCCGAGAGGGAGGACATTCAGGAGAGGGCAAGGCAGGCCGGAGCCAAGGGCCTCAGAATCGTCGGGTTCATCGAGACAGGACAGGAGATCCTCCAGAGGGTCTCGAGCCCTGTCTTTGTAGGACTTGTAGGCAACTGGATAGTTCAGGAGTACGTGCTGGCGATGGGAGGGATCGACATCTTTGCTGCTGACATGAACTGCACCCTCCCGAGCCTCCCACTCTACCAGAAGTACGGTGTCAAGATCGTGCCTGTCAGCAAGCTCGTCAGGTTAAGGGGAATCAACGAGGGACTCGACTACGAGCCGGAGAAGGCAGAGGAGATCGCGATGAAACTCATTAACATGGCCATAGAGAACTTCAAGGAGAGGAAGAAGAACGTCGAGCCGATAAGGGTCGAGAACAAGAAGAAGATCACCGTCGGCTTCTCACCCGAAGCGATCCTAAAGGCCCTGAACAACGACCTGAACGTGCTGTTCGACGCGCTGAAGAGCGGCAGCATCAAGGGAATCGCAGCGCTCGTCAGCTGCACCACCCTCAAGAACGGCCCGCACGACACGCACTCGGTCACAATAGCCAAGGAGCTGATCAAGAGGGACATACTCGTCCTCTCGATGGGTTGCGGAAACGCGGCGATGCAGCAGGCTGGCTTGACGAGCATGGAGGCAGTTGACCTTGCGGGAGAGAACCTGAAGCAGGTCTGCAAGGCCCTCGGAATTCCGCCTGTGCTGAGCTTCGGAACCTGCACCGACACTGGAAGAGCAGCGTACCTGCTCAAGGTGATTGCCGAGGCTCTTGGAGTTGACATTCCCGATTTGCCGGTAGTTGCAACGGCTCCGGAGTACATGGAGCAGAAGGCCACAATCGACGCGATATTCGCAGTTGCCTACGGCCTGACCGTGCACGTCTCTCCGATACCGCCGATAACCGGCAGCGAGGATGCGGTCAGGCTCTTCACCGAGGACGTGGAGGAGCTCACGGGCGGTAAGGTGATGGTCGAGGAGGATCCGGTTAAGGCGGCTGAGAAGCTGGAGCAGGTCATCATCGAGAAGAGGAAGAAGCTCGGACTCTAA
- a CDS encoding YkgJ family cysteine cluster protein, which produces MEVRLRCTEIGCCECCKDTEMQLSERDIRRIEKLGYSREDFSVEADGIRVLRNVDGSCYFLKDCKCEIYEHRPLGCRLYPVVYDVETRRATVHDFCPIGNEIPRFKIKKVERLLLKHISDIYGFLP; this is translated from the coding sequence ATGGAGGTAAGACTGAGGTGCACCGAGATCGGCTGCTGTGAGTGCTGCAAGGACACCGAGATGCAGCTGAGCGAGAGGGACATCAGGAGAATAGAAAAGCTTGGCTACAGCAGAGAGGACTTCAGCGTGGAGGCGGATGGGATCAGGGTTCTCAGGAATGTGGACGGGTCGTGCTACTTTCTGAAGGACTGCAAGTGCGAGATTTACGAGCACAGGCCGTTGGGCTGCAGACTTTACCCGGTCGTCTACGACGTTGAGACGAGAAGGGCGACAGTCCACGACTTCTGCCCGATTGGAAACGAGATACCAAGGTTCAAAATAAAAAAGGTTGAGAGGCTCTTGCTCAAACACATCTCGGACATCTACGGCTTTCTTCCTTAG
- a CDS encoding winged helix-turn-helix transcriptional regulator: MSEEKIIEVLKNAGKPLKTKEIAELAGMDSKEVSKIISKLKKEGKITSPKRCYYSV, encoded by the coding sequence ATGTCTGAGGAGAAAATTATAGAGGTTCTTAAAAATGCCGGAAAGCCTCTGAAGACAAAGGAGATAGCCGAGCTCGCGGGAATGGACAGCAAGGAGGTCTCGAAGATCATATCAAAGCTGAAGAAGGAGGGCAAGATAACCAGCCCCAAGAGGTGCTACTACTCGGTCTGA
- a CDS encoding asparagine synthase C-terminal domain-containing protein has product MSLTATPVLDGSRIRSVDVELRYPSRQEGLTFFEGVESRPESLLPKDVRSLFYAVSFRSDRVVLSKDVLGSKPLYYNSDLQISSFKRFVPNHREVLPGEYVEVGYDGEIIRQEIFSVDDVFERMEFDEKEAEERIVSSLEKVRVKNACISFSGGVDSSFLTHFYDVPLISVTASKAEEERIRETARLLGREVEILRFDEEVVRKVLVDVVRAIENTNPLQVSIAVPIYLAMSHAKRMGFDEIIFGQGADELFGGYKRYENMIGKNLERAIEEDVRNLGVNNLVRDHKLSYVNEIRLIAPYLHFDVIETALSIPPSLKVYRGEGGVVRKYFLREVASRYIPREVAYRGKKAIQYSTNTYKILERIAKSSGESLQDFLKGLRWR; this is encoded by the coding sequence ATGTCTCTCACTGCCACACCCGTGCTGGACGGCAGCAGGATAAGGAGCGTGGACGTTGAGCTCAGGTACCCCTCCCGTCAGGAGGGGCTGACGTTCTTCGAGGGAGTGGAGAGCAGGCCCGAGAGTCTATTGCCCAAGGACGTGAGGTCTCTGTTCTATGCAGTCTCCTTCAGATCTGACAGGGTTGTGCTCTCGAAAGACGTGCTCGGCTCAAAGCCCCTCTACTACAACTCAGACCTCCAGATATCGTCCTTCAAAAGGTTCGTTCCCAACCACCGGGAGGTTCTGCCGGGAGAGTATGTGGAGGTAGGCTACGATGGGGAGATAATAAGGCAGGAGATATTCAGCGTCGATGACGTCTTTGAGAGGATGGAGTTCGACGAGAAAGAGGCGGAGGAGAGGATAGTCTCGTCTCTCGAGAAGGTTCGGGTTAAAAACGCCTGCATAAGCTTCTCCGGTGGCGTGGACTCCTCATTCCTCACACACTTCTACGACGTTCCGCTGATCAGTGTCACCGCCTCGAAGGCGGAGGAGGAGAGGATAAGAGAGACTGCAAGACTCCTCGGCAGGGAGGTCGAGATTCTTAGGTTCGATGAGGAAGTGGTCAGAAAGGTCCTCGTGGACGTTGTGAGGGCTATAGAGAACACCAACCCCCTTCAGGTGTCCATCGCGGTTCCGATATACCTCGCGATGAGTCATGCGAAGAGGATGGGCTTTGACGAGATAATATTCGGCCAGGGTGCAGACGAGCTCTTCGGAGGGTACAAGAGGTACGAGAACATGATCGGAAAGAATCTGGAGAGGGCGATAGAAGAGGACGTGAGAAATCTGGGTGTGAACAACCTCGTAAGGGATCACAAGCTGTCTTACGTGAACGAGATCAGGCTCATAGCACCTTACCTCCACTTCGACGTGATCGAGACCGCGCTCTCGATCCCGCCGAGCCTCAAGGTCTACAGGGGTGAGGGAGGAGTTGTGAGGAAGTACTTCCTCAGGGAGGTGGCGAGCAGGTACATCCCGAGGGAAGTTGCTTACAGGGGGAAGAAGGCGATCCAGTACTCCACAAACACGTACAAGATTCTCGAGAGGATTGCCAAGAGCTCAGGGGAGAGCCTTCAGGACTTTCTGAAGGGGTTGAGATGGAGGTAA